Sequence from the Dysgonomonadaceae bacterium zrk40 genome:
CCTCGTGACGCCGGTTCGCCGGCAGGCTGTCACGCAGGAGCGAAATCAATCCGGCCGAAGACGGGCCGACATCGATGATCGAAATGCGTGGCAACAATCCGCTACCATCATCTGACTGGCCACTTTGCGGTGACAACGCCACGCCAAGGTTCATCGAGTTCAGCAGGACCGACTTGCCGGAGCCCGGCGTTCCGACGATGACGTCGACCCACGACGTCTGCTTGGATGATCCCGGCTGATAGGGCCACAGCTTTCCGTCCGAAGTTCTGAACAGCACAGCACCATGGTCCCAGCATTTCGCCGGGCGCGAAATCGGGCTCATCGCCAGCGCGTGTGACAGGCTCGCCGCCATGGGCGGCGCGGTCGACGCGCAGTTCATCGCGAGCGCCGACGACATGACGTTCTCGACGGGATCGCCAATCAGCGCATCGGTTTGCGCTGATCCCCAGCGCTCGACCGCGCGCCGTAGATTGGCAACCTGTCTCATGAGCACGTCCTTGTGGGTTTTCGGAGCCCAGGCCGCAAAGGAGACACGGAAGCGAACGGCCGTATCGTCGATGCCGTCGGCTTCGCGCAACGTCGGCACGGTTTTCCTGAAAAATGAGTATGCCGCGACTTCAAGTGTTGGTGGCCAAAAGGTTGCTGCAATCGCTTCCGACAAAATCGACGATCAGACGGCTGATATTCTTCGCAGAAACGTGTTGTGGATGCGCCAGAACGGGATCAAGGGCGTTCCCTTTTTCATTTACAAGACACCCGAGGGCGGACAGTTCGCTTTTGGCAACCTCACTCAACAAGCGCTCGATACAGCGCTCACGATGGAGTGAGGCATGAGCGAGCAATCCTACGGCGCACTCGAAACCGTCATGAAGCGCACACAGACGTATCGGACGGCTTTCCGGGTGATGTCGGTAATCAGCTGTGCGCTTCTGGTCACAACCGTCGTTTCGGTGGGCGCAGCGGCCTATCTTGCCACCCATAGGCCCGAGCCCCGCTACTTTGCGACAACAACCAACGGCCAAATCTTGCCATTGGTGGCTTTGGATAAACCGCACCTCAATGCAAACGAAGTCGCCAACTTCGCCACCCAGGCCGTGACCGCCGCGCTGACCTACTCGTTCACCAACTATCGCGCCGACCTCACAGCCGTGCAGAAGTATTTCACGCAGCCCGCCGGATGGAACTCGTTCATCGACGCTCTCGACAAGAGCGGTCAGCTCGAAATGGTGAAGGAGCGCAGGCTGAATACCACGGCGGTTGCTCAAGACGCAGTGATCCTTTCACAGGGGCCAAATGCTCGTGGCGTCTATCAGTGGGTCGTGCAGATTCCGCTCCGCATCACCTATGAATCCGCAAGTGAAGTATCGGGGCAGGATCTTCTTGTGACAGTTACCATCAATCGGATGGAAACCTATCAGACCCCTGAAGCCGTCGCGATCAACCGCTTTATCGCAGCGCGTGGAGGCGCCTAATGACAATGCGTACTTCAGGCGCCCTTCTATGCGTTCTTCTGGCGACCACGACACCCGCTCGCGCGCAGGACGCGCCGAGCGGACTTGCCCAGGCGGCTGCACAAGGCACGCAGCGCGCCGAACAGATTAATCAGCAGCGCGCCGACCAGCAACAATACGAGCAGCCCGACAGCGAGTTTCCTGTCATTGGGTCCGACCACCTACTCAAGTCGCTGGATGAGTTGGATCGCCCGCTTTCGCCGGAAGAAATCACGGCTTACGGCGCTGCGGTTCAATCTCAAATGCCGATGGCCCCCGAGTTGATCCGCGACTACAAGCGGCGAGTGAATGAAAGCCAGAAAGCCGCAGCTCAACCCGCGGCTGGATTTCGGCCGAAGGCGATCTCTGATCAGGTTCAGGTTTCGCTTGAGGCATCCGCACAAACCACCGCTATCAAAACCTCGCCTGGAACGATCTCCAACCTTGCCTTCTTTGACCGCACCGGAAAGGCTTGGCCTATTGCCAGCTATGGCGTCGGTCGCCCCAATGCGTTTCAGGTCTATGCGATGCAGGAGGGGAGCAATCAGCTCATGATCACGCCGCTTCTCCCGCATGCCTTCACAAACCTGACCGTTTCTCTGGTCGGTGAGGACCGGCCATTAATTATCGACGTCGAAACAAACGAAAAGGTCACGCAATATCGGCGCGACTATCAGGTCGACGGTCTTGGCCCGAATGCGCATGTTTCCACGGCCGTCAGCGCTCCGCCGAGCCGCGCCTCCAACCAGGTCATGATGGCGTTCGTCCAAGGCGCCGGCATTCCACAAAATGCCACGAGGCTTTCCACGGACGAACCGTCCGTATCGGCATGGCGATACGGAAAGGATCTCTACATCCGCACGACCAGCACGCTGCTTTCACCATCCTGGACTGAAAGCCTGACCGGTCCTGGCTCGGTGCACGCCTACAAGCTCAAACCGACGCCCGTTGCACTGATCTCGTCCGATGGCTCTGTCAAGAAAGTGAGAATTTTCCAATGACCGATGCAGAAAACCGATCTGACGAGATCCACAACAACCCCGATACCAGCGAAACGCCCCAGGCCGCACCGGAAGTCGAGACTGAATCGCCCATGAACGATGAACGGCGTTCCACGATCGATCGGAGCGCGCAGCGCAACAATCGCATTGTCTACGGCGGTATTCTCGTGATCGCGGTCGGTCTTGGTTTCGTTCTGTGGCAGAGCTATTCGTCTTCGCCCGTTCCATCGTCGAGCGTTGCACGCCCACCGAATGTCGAGAGTACACCCGGCGGCGAACAGCAAGGAAGGTCGGAGCGCTACCAGAATACGCTCGATCAGTCGAACGAGCTCGGTGCCAAGACCGCTTTCGAAAACGACGAAAGCTTCATCGCGACACCTGACGAAGCCATGCGGTCGATCGACACGATTGGGCAGAGGAAAGATCCGCCGCCGGTCAAACGGCCCGTCGCGCCCGCCAATGTCATTGAGCGTCGCGTCCAGCCTGTTGAGTACCGAACCGCCGATCGGCGGCAGCCCCCCAAACCGCAGACTGACTATCGACGCATCGATCAGCTTGCGAGCGCCATGAGCGCGCAACAGCAAGGATTGCTTCAGTCCTGGCAGCCTGTGGCCTCACAGGCAACGGTTGTCATTGAACAGGACCTGTATACGCCGCCTGAACCGCTCGCAGCCAGCAATGGACAGGGCGGTGGCAATGGTTCTGCCCAGGCGTCCGGATCTTCGTCGGTTCAAACCTATGCGGTCGCCGGCGACACTGTCATGGCGCGTATCCAGAACGCTTCCGATTCCGATACGCCCGGACCGGTGATCGCCGAGATCATCAGTGGCCCCCTTGATGGCGCCCGCGCCATTGGCGCTTTTGAGGTGAACAAGACGCAGAGCGCGCTCGTCATCCAGTTCGATCGGATCGTGATGCCCGATGGCGCAAACTACGACACCAGCGCCTACGCGATCGATGCACAGCAGTCGACCATCGCCGTGAAAACTGACATCGACCGTCGTTATTTTCAGCGCTACGGCGGTAAACTGGCGGCCGCGTTCATATCCGGTCTGAGCGGCTCTCTGTCTCAACCGCAACAGCAATATGTCGGCATTTCCGACAATATTGGCTCCATCATCACCAACAAGCCGACGGTGAACGAAAGCATCTATGCCGGCTTCGCCGCAGCTGGCGACGCCATTTCCAGCGACCTCAACAACAACGCGCCGAACGGACCCCTGGTCAAGGTTCGGGCCGGTCAAATGATCGGCATCCTGTTCCTTGAAAATGTCGGAGTGGCGAACTGATGGCGGAAAGCAGCTTCAACATCTACGGCACGCCGGTTTACTGGCGGGAAACAGTGCGAACGCCGCGCCTGCTTATCTTCGATGCCCGCCTGATATTCTTCTTCCTGCTTTTGACATTGCACCTGCGGCTATGGACCTTCATCGCACTGGTCCTCGCGTGTTGCGGGTTCTGGCTCATCGAGCGCTATGGGTATGCTTTCCCGAATGCACTGAGGGCCATTCGCAGCCTTGTTGCTGGCCGCCAACACCCCGCCCTGCCCGGCTACAGATACCGCTCAATGATCGACTATGGCTTTGAGACGCGTGAGGTTCAGGGATGAGCATAGCTCGAGAAACCACCGCCAAAGCTCCCGTTTGCGCATGTGTGTTCTCGGAAGGCATTGCCGGCGGCAGCGCAATTTGCGCTGTGGGTGGCGACTATAGCCTGATCAACGCGAGACAGAACCAGTTGGCGGATGCCGCTGAATCTATTTTGGCTTCGGTGAAGTCAAACTCAGCGCGACAAAAAGGAGAGAAAAGTTGAGGTAGCCTCAGAACGACAAAGCCCCGCGCGGCTGCAACCGGCGGGGGCTTAGTGCTAAAAATAGCCAAGACGTTGATAGGCCCTTTTTAGCATTCACCCGACATCGTGGGCAAGAGGAAAAACGCAGTTTCTGCGCACGATACCCCTTTGCCTGCTTCCTGCTCGAAAGCAAGGAAAACGGAATGTTAAAATCATCGACCGGGTGGCGAAAACAGACACCCGAGCGCGCCTATTTTTCCGATCTCGCGGCCAAGGCCCCGATCGGAGACCATAGCCGCGCCGAAATCAGGCGGCTCCTGAACCGCATACGTCCCGTTCTGAAAACGAATACCACGCAGATGCTGCTCCTCAATATCCTGTTCGACGCCACCTATTACCAGGACTGGAAAAACGGATCTCAGCCGATCGTTTGGCTGTCCAACGAGGCCATGGCCCGCCAGCTCAATATCAGCGTCAACGCGACACGCGCCGCGCTACGGTCACTGACCGACATGGGCATCATCTCGCATTACGACAGCGCCAATTGCCGGCGATCCGGCCAGCGCGATCGTTCCGGCCGCATCGTTCATGCTCACGGCATCAGCCTCGCTTTGCTCGAAGCGCGGTTTGATGAGCTGACAGCGAAAGCCGACAGGTACGACCTGGACAATCAGCGCCGCCGCGTCCTCCGCAACGACATTACGTCACTGCGCCGCGATATCATGGCAACGCTCGAAATCGCCAAGGAGACGGTCAAGCCGTCGCGCTGGCATTCGATTGCCCAGCGCTTCGACCAGCTCAGGGCCTTTCTCGGAAAGATCGGCCGCGCCAGCGTCGAGCATCTGGAGCGGATGCACCGCGATTTCGAACGCCTTTGGAAGACGCTCAATGCCCTCGTCATGAGTGACTTGGACAAGAAAACTGACACCAAGGTGTCCCTGAGCGGACACCTATTAGAACCTACAACCCAACCTGAAAACGTATCTTGTAATGACGAATGGAGTTGCGCTGACGCGCAACGCTCTGGTTTTCACGCTGACAGCGCCTACGGCGCTGAAAGAATGGCTCTTGAAAATGAGCCTCGGCAAGCTGAGGGGCATGAGCAACCCGAAAAATCAGTGAAATCCGGCCGACGGATAGATCTGCGAACCGTGCTGACGGCATGCCCGATTATCACCGAGCTTTCCACCGAGCCGCTGCGAAGCTGGCGCGATCTCGACGCATACGCCGCTGAACTTCGCCCGATGCTCGGCGTGTCGGCCCATGCCTGGGCGGAAATGCGAACGGTCGCAGGGCAAGGGCTCGCTGCGCTCGCCCTTGCCATCACCGCCCAAAAACAAGCGGACGGCGAAGTCAGTTCGCCGGGCGGCTATCTTCGGGGAATGGCCAGGAAGGCGAAGGCCGGCGATTTGCATCTCGAAAAATCCCTGAACGGGCTGCTAGCTCGAAAATTGGCCGCGCAGCAGACGTGCGCGGCGCCGATCCAGTAGGAACTTAGGAGGCTGAAACGCTGACATGAAACGCATGCGATCCAAATTTTTGCTCGGTCTTGCCGGCGCCATCGCCATCATTGCCGCCATTCCGGAGGCCGGCAGCATTGCCCAATCGATCGGCGTCCCGAAATCGGTCCTTCGGGAGATCGGCCGGCAGGCTGAAAAATACGGCCGGCAAACAACGATCGTGACCAGCGCCGGCGAAATCAGCGTCTACGACGGGGACACCATCAAAATTGATGGTCAGCGTATGCGGTTGCTTGATATCGACACGCCCGAAATCTCAAAGCCGCGGTGCAGCTACGAGGAAAAGGTGGGGTATCAGGCCCGAGACAGATTGCGGGCGCTGATCGGTCAGGCCGGGACCGTCGAAATCATCGACAGCGGGACAACCGACAAATACGGTCGGAATTTGATCCATGTCGAGGTTGACGGAAGGGACGCTGGGCAAATTCTCGTCAGAGAGGGGCTTGCACTTCGATATCGGGGCGGGTCGGCCGCCTGGAACGAGCGGAAGCGCCATTGGTGCGGGTGATCTGTTTGTATATATGAAATCGATAGTGTCGAATGTGTACTTGGAGTAGAGGAATGTCCTGGAAGATCACCCTTATCATGCTTGGCGTTAGCATGTTTGCTCTTGGTAGTTCGGCCACTGGCGCCAGCGCCGCGCCGATCACAATCAAAGGCGTAAATCTGAAAATGTCGCTAGTTGACCAAGTCGCGGAATTTAACCGCAGAGGTTTGGTTTGCTATCAGGAGACCAACTCGCTCAATGCCCCGCTGCGAGTTCTTGACGGAGCATCATCTCCCGCAGATGAAAGAGTGATATGCATCGATGCGGGTGATTTCAAAACCCATCGTGCAGAAATTGAACAACTGTTACGGTCAGTTCCTGACTACTGCGAAAACGCGATAAGGACCGAAACCGAAGCATCGAATTGCCTAGATGCTCGGGGCGATCTGTTTCAGGCAACTAGCCCGTTGATGAAGGCGATTATTTCGCCTGATGGTCGTGTTTCTTTTGAGTGCGATTTTGTGAAAACGTGCATGTTCGACCTTGAACAAATTGTTCATGTTTTTCAGAGGCAAGTGCTCAATAAACCTTTTGAAACATTGCATTCCTATCCATTCAAGGCATGTGCCGCCGGCGATGACGGCGATGAAGTCTGTATCGGAGGCGATGGTGGTATACTTTTGCGTTGGTCAGCAGGAAGGGTAATGAATTTCAACTGACCAAGCATTGTCATCATGCGAAATCTTGGCCGTTCGGCCGATGGCCGACCGCGCTCTATGCCTGCGGCACGAAGCCGCCCAAAGGCCGTCTTCGCCCATGCGGGTCACGATCGCTCGTCCGGAAAGACTTTCAGTCTTTCGCTTCGTGCCGATTGCGGGAAGAGGTTCGACTAGATGCCGAGACCGCCAAGCGCAAAAAGCGCCGCGATATCCGACTCTCAAATAAATTCTGCGGGTGTTTCAATTGAATGGAAACCGGTTCGAAATCGGCACCTTCAGAAGGTCGTGATCGCTATGCCCTCCATCATTCAGACGGTAATGCTTGCGAACCAGATGCTCCAATGCATCCCGGCTGAGCCGGTCACCCCGGATCGAGGGGAACAGCGGTCCATCGCTCTCGCGCCGTTCGCCGATCCAGGTCTGGATAAGCTTGGCCGTGTCGCGGCGAAGAGGCGTACTGCGTTCTTTTCGGCCTTTGCCGATGCAACGGATATGGGCGCCGGTGCCAAGGATCACATCCTTGCAGCGCAGGTTGACCAATTCGGAAGCGCGTAAACCGGTTTGAAGTGCAAGCACCAGCAGGACATGATCCCGCCGCCCCGCCCACGTCGCCCGATCCGGCGCAGCCAGCAAAGCCGCGATCTCATCCGCGTCGAGGAACGTGACACTCCTCTTTACATACCGCTTGTTCGGCATCGAGAGTATCCGCTGGCAATGAAGAAGCCAGCTTGGCTCGGTTAATGCGACGTAGCGGAAGAATGAGCGGATGGCGGCAAGCCTTGTATTGCGGGTGCGCGCCGTATTACCGCGAACCGTCTCGACATGGACCAGGAAGTCGGCGACGAGATCGGCATCGAGGTCCCCAATTGTCAGCCTGGTGGGCGGCTTTTCACACCGTGCGCTTGCGTACCGGATCAACAGCCGGAACGTGTCGCGGTAGCCGGCAATGGTATTTTGGCTTGCCTCCATCTGGGTGCAGAGACGGTCAGTGAAGAAGCGCTGGATCAGCGCAGGGAAGTTACTCGTTTTCATCGGGTTTCCTCCTCCGCTACTGCGCCGGTTATTCGGGCCGAGGCCAGTTCCAGCAGTTCTGGTACCGCTTCCAGATACCAGTATGTGTGGGCGGGGTTCGCATGACCTAGCCATGTCGTCAGCTTGATCATCTCGCGGCCGACGTCTTTGCCTGATCTATACCAGCTCAGCATGGTCCGCACCGCGAAGGTATGACGAAGATCGTGGATGCGCGGGCGACGACCGTGCCGAAGATAAAGCTGCGATTCTCGCAGTCCGATCTGCTGGCAGACATGCGCGAAGTTGTAGCGTGCACTGCAGTCGCCAAATCGACGCCCTTCACAGTTCACGAAGAATGCCTCCGGCCTGC
This genomic interval carries:
- a CDS encoding type IVB secretion system apparatus protein IcmL/DotI, giving the protein MSEQSYGALETVMKRTQTYRTAFRVMSVISCALLVTTVVSVGAAAYLATHRPEPRYFATTTNGQILPLVALDKPHLNANEVANFATQAVTAALTYSFTNYRADLTAVQKYFTQPAGWNSFIDALDKSGQLEMVKERRLNTTAVAQDAVILSQGPNARGVYQWVVQIPLRITYESASEVSGQDLLVTVTINRMETYQTPEAVAINRFIAARGGA
- a CDS encoding DotG/IcmE/VirB10 family protein, whose amino-acid sequence is MTDAENRSDEIHNNPDTSETPQAAPEVETESPMNDERRSTIDRSAQRNNRIVYGGILVIAVGLGFVLWQSYSSSPVPSSSVARPPNVESTPGGEQQGRSERYQNTLDQSNELGAKTAFENDESFIATPDEAMRSIDTIGQRKDPPPVKRPVAPANVIERRVQPVEYRTADRRQPPKPQTDYRRIDQLASAMSAQQQGLLQSWQPVASQATVVIEQDLYTPPEPLAASNGQGGGNGSAQASGSSSVQTYAVAGDTVMARIQNASDSDTPGPVIAEIISGPLDGARAIGAFEVNKTQSALVIQFDRIVMPDGANYDTSAYAIDAQQSTIAVKTDIDRRYFQRYGGKLAAAFISGLSGSLSQPQQQYVGISDNIGSIITNKPTVNESIYAGFAAAGDAISSDLNNNAPNGPLVKVRAGQMIGILFLENVGVAN
- the icmT gene encoding IcmT/TraK family protein produces the protein MAESSFNIYGTPVYWRETVRTPRLLIFDARLIFFFLLLTLHLRLWTFIALVLACCGFWLIERYGYAFPNALRAIRSLVAGRQHPALPGYRYRSMIDYGFETREVQG
- a CDS encoding thermonuclease family protein; protein product: MRLLDIDTPEISKPRCSYEEKVGYQARDRLRALIGQAGTVEIIDSGTTDKYGRNLIHVEVDGRDAGQILVREGLALRYRGGSAAWNERKRHWCG